GTTTCTTTTTAGTTGGACGACAGATTTGTTATAATTAGATTTCGAGTATTGTGTGTATCATATAACATATGAAACTACTAATAAGTAGATGAAATGAAATCTAAATATCAAATATGACCTTAAagcaaaattgaaaaaaaaagaagaagatattTTAGGGTTATACTAAAAGTGATTGGTCCAAGACTCgtgtttttttaataatatagtaaatattgTAGGTCTTTTATGAAAAAGTATCACATATTTTTATCCTTGATATATATCAACTAtgcacatatttataataataagttaTACttatagcataaaaaataatcatttttcatgaattatccATGAAACTATCTCAAAAAAATTTGGATAATAAAATATACAGAGCATTAGTTCACTGAAAATCCAATAACTATgttcttttaaaatattttcgatGGCATTCCCTTGTTTTACATATTCATTCAAGTGCACAAAGCATAGTCATCACGGATTATTCTTGTTTAACTCTCACCCGAAGTACATATAGATATTTCCAAATAAATACATCCTTTATACTTAAATCAATCTTATTTTCTTCATAAATAACTGCAGCCAACAAAAGACAAGGACACTAAATTAAGTCTACTAGCTATGAGTCCCACCCAACTAGGGAAGACATTCAAACTTTTTAGTCCAAAGGGCTGACTTTGGAGTTTTTTGGGTACTTTAAATGCAATGAATGGTTGATCACAAATCACAATCCAATTTTGTCTTGTTAAAATGCTAGCACACGCATATTCTTTTATACTGGTTCAAAAAAATGTATCTTGTCCAGATCAGTTACAAAAAAAATGTATGACAAACAAACGAGAACTGCTTGAACCAGCCAATAACTTGTAACTCATCTGACACCAAAGTCAAATTTGTGACGAGATCTCAAGTTCGAAAACCAATTATAACAATACCCTCTCCCAActccaaaaaataataataactgcTTCAACCACATGACATTCTTTTTAACAGCTACCAGACAAGTCCCGACTCTTTTAGTTCATCTTTGCCCTCGAGAAGTCCATCTCCGGATGCTGCAAATTATGCAAATTTTTTATCAGTAAGTTTCTTTGAGTTCAAAAGTCGGAAATATGTGGAAAAGTATGATGTGATCGAGAATGATAATCTAGTGTTTACCTCAGCCATGAATTTCTTCAATATATCTTGTTTCTGCATCTCATCGCTCGTCGGGAGGCCCCTTTGTTTCTGCTGTTGGTCAAACTGCAGAATAAATTTTCAAGACACCAAGTAAAAGTTGAACAGTTAGTAGCAGTACGAAGAAGTTTGAAGCCTGAACAAGTACGTAGGCAGACCTAAACACAGAGGCCATCTAAACAAAGGCGTCGTTAGGACATTATACAATACGCAATGGCACATAATACACTTCAAAACCTCTTCTACGGCATAAGATActtaaaaatacaaattattgtTGCGTCCAAAAAAGGAATTTTGATTAGAATCATTAGgagaaataatcaaataattctGTTTCTCAGCCATATTTTGCAAGACACGACTGGTTAATAGACGGCATAAGATGCTCAAACCAAGTAAATTAAAAGAACACATAAGATGGTAAATAATCTTTGGGTCAAAGACTCAAAATGCATCAAAGCAAGACATGGTAGATCGATAATTCAAAATTTGTGGCCTCTTATCACTCTATGGGTACTAACTTGCGCACCAGCCATACAAGTCCAACCAACAGAAGAAGAAACCAACCAACTAGCTCAAGTGGTTGTCATTGGGTTTTCAAGGAAAGCTCATCTGTTAAAGCCATTTACCATCATTTTCTCCACTGTTGACCGTGTTTCTGGGTCCAAATCAGACAACTTGCTGTTTTCAGGCTCAACTTTCTGGATGTCAACCTCTGGCTCACCCTTCACCAAGTACTTCCACCATTCCATCTGGTTCTTTTTTGTTAGGAGAATGGAGACAGATTTCTGGTCCTCTGCAAGTAGATGAATTATTAATGGGCTGCTGGTTGCTGGTTATCGAATGCTTAATGCATAAGTGATAACCACAAGAACATCATATGTGTGAGCTATATTGCCTACCTAAACTCCAGAAGCAATCCTCAACCTTGACTGGATGAAACAGGTCTCCCTGCAGAtggataaaacgagcataagtaCTAAGAACGACAAGAATAGCCAATCAGGACAGACATGCAACATAAGAATGAAGACACACTTACTTCAATCACTGGGGGTCGACCTTTGAGCCCAACTTTGATGTATTGTTTCTTTATTTCACATACAATAAACCTTGACTTTGTACCAGAAGGAACAGAAACAGTAATGTTAACCTCCTGCAAAGATTGACCCCAACAATACTTCTCCATATCAAGCCCATTGCCCTTGTTAGGTGCTGTTCAGTAATAAGTAAGCTGTTAGCCACCAAGATAATATTGTCttaaataaaagtaagaaaaatgaggaaaaattaAAGACTATAAAAAGCATgtggatttaaaaaaaaaaagagcatATTTAAACAAAAAGAATTCTGTCTCTTCTGTCTCCTTCGACCTATGTTCACAACAAACATTCAGATTACCAACTCATATTTCAGTCCAACGAGTGACTGGTTTACAAGTAGTTTACTTTTTGTCTTCCTCATAAAAATTATGTTCCCATTTGAGTTAAAAAGGAATCTTTTAAGTCAAAAAATGCAACTCTCTGATGCACCATTTCATCCCCGTTGCAATCAGAGGCAGCCCCAACAGAGGCGATATCAACCACCCCTTCCAGGAAACCCAGTGACCACCTCTATATGCAACAGCCCCATCATATGAATCTATCTAAACTGTTATCCATTTCATTAGTATGTTAAACCTCTACGTTTCATAATTATCCcccaaaaaaaaagaaaattactTTGATGATTAATCAGTTGAATAGAACTCAGCTATTGGGCTTCTCAAACATGCTAGTTGACCAATTAGCAAAATCCAGCTCCTTCACCAACTCTGATCTGTTTTTACTCAAAAAAAACGTTGCAGATTATCAAAAATCTCTAAAAAAAAACAAGACACCAAAAACAGCACCCGAAACAAAAGCTAAGATAAATCCAAAATCACCGTGTCATGCACAAGAAAAAGGTACAATTGATGAATGAAAAATCACCAAATCACGCAAAAAAACGTTTTTAAGCAAGAAACCAAACCATATGAGCTTTAAAAAAACACTATACAGGAAGTAAATTTGTAGTATGAACAATTCGACAAAAGACATACCACGAGGACCCTTCCCCTCTTCCACTTTACTCTCAACCGCTTCTTCCTCCTTTTCCACAGCCGGTGGAGGCGGAGCCGATGTTGCCTCCTTCACCTTTTTCTCAATCTTACCACCATTGCCTTCAGATTTGACTTCCTTCCTCTTCCTCCCCTCCGCCTCCACTTTATCTCTCACCATTCTCACCACCGCATTAACATCACTCACCAGCGAATCGCTCTTAAACAAATCACTCTCCTTTGCGACGAACTCAAACACCTTCTCCAAAAACCCCAACGGATTCGATGGTTCTAAAGCAGCGGTAAACGGCTTTTCCGGTGGTACCGCCGATGTCGTCGGCTTGCTGTGGATATCCTCTTCGAATTCTGAGAGTATAGCCATGATCGATTCGAATCCAGAATTTAGTCAGTCAGTTTGGCGAATCTTCAGCTAACTTGAGTCAGAAGTTCAATCGAACTTCGAGGCTTAGGAAAATTCTAGAAGATAATACGTGGGCTTGCAGTCCACTAATCCCAGGCCCAAATTTAATTCTCTTAAATCTTTGGGCTTGGGTCCCAATAAGTAGCCTGGAATAACTGAGTTTTAAAGCAAGGCCCAGTTTCCATTTGTTGTTTaacaaattaagtttttttcGTTAATCACAAAAATTCTCCCATAACacgatttcaaaatttaaataacccatgcatttttttttttgggaaaaaagtGCGTAATTAGCCTAAGCGGGCAAGAAAATAGTGATTTCTTCCGTGATAAATTAACAATGTTAGAAAAATACAAATATCATTCTCGGATTTTTAGAATAAGCAACAAACTATTAATTTACATGACTAATTAAGTCATATTATGGTTTCGATTATTTATAGTTTATCTGACAACAAGATTTTATGTTTGAAACGAGGTATCGATTTCAAAATCCAGTTATAACAAATTCCTTTCactctaaaagaaaaaattaaatattctaataaaattaagaaaaatgatTTCTATGGAcatgtaaataaaataattgtacCTCTTTTGGGTGGGGACTGAGGAAGGACAGACAAGAAAAACAAGCGAGCATATcaaaatctattcatgttgaCTTTTAAAAGATTTCTGATGTGGAAATATGGGCCATTCATTTCTATCGACTGATCGACGCTTTATGCGTCAATAATTTTATCGTTTTCACAAAATATTGATGTACGAAGAGATTAACGAACCACATTGGAAAATAttcatattatttttcaaattttttacgAAATTTATGATAGAAATCTTCAGTGTTTTGGTACAAGAATTTTTTCGATGCATATTTCGAACACTTAAGATTGTGATGAACAAATCTTGGGATGAATTGTTAGATCACGTGCATTTAAATTTCTATACATTTTGATTAAAACTGATTGTTCATAATGTTGGTACGTGAGATGCTTAATATTTAACTtgttttttatgcatgaaattttttacGGAGAATTAGAGGAAGTGGGAGGATGATAAAGAGTTGAAATAATGAATTGAActattttatgcatgaaaacaaGCATGATGTGTGAGATGTTTTTATAAGCTCGTAATAATTCATATTTTTGCTATCATATTTCCCTTTTTCCCCATTTTATACATGTTTAATTGACTTATATTTGTGTTATTTGGTTGTGGGAgaatgttttatgattttggAGCAAATTTGGATTAAAAATAGTGATTTTTGCTAGATTTGAAGTTGTCGTAAAGAAGTTTTAAAAGAAAGACCAAACTGAAAAAGTCTTGAAACAAGATATGATCACGCCTTATGACCGCTTCGCATCTGCATAGAAGAGCTcgaaatttatgataaaaatatcatattttgagGATCATAATAATGGTATTTGATTCATTGGATATTTTGGAGAGAGAATGAAACTCTtattattgatatatatattttttattttcttatagaAAAACATGATCCTTCCATAGTAGGATTAGgttttcatttttgaatttcaatattttctctaTCACCTCTCTCTAACATACGTGAAAGACTATAATCAATCACTCCCAGACCACCGTCACGTGGAGACCAAGGATAAAAGAATGAGGCGcattaatattttcatatttttttcacAACTCTAAGCCTAAATTTTTACTTCTGATTATCATGATATTTCTATTATTTCAATTTTACCAATGTAAGATTTCGTGCTTAGTTTAATGTTTTTGTTTGTTTCAAGTATTTGTTGATGTATGATTTTATACTGTTATATATGAATTCAGTGATATGTAGTTGTCGTAAATGATTGATACGTGGTATAAATAAATAACCGAAACTGAATCTATCAATTGCAGTCATCTCAATTGTTTAGATTTTAGaattaactgttttcacaaaacAAAAATGCTATATTTAATTGATATGGAACACTATTGTGCCCAGTTGATTGCTGATAAGTTTTGACTGGATTTTAGTGGTTACCTATgtaattctaaggttaattgctTGAAACTGCATGAATAAATAATGTTTTAGTCAATGACTGGTGGTACAACTGAA
This sequence is a window from Primulina tabacum isolate GXHZ01 chromosome 17, ASM2559414v2, whole genome shotgun sequence. Protein-coding genes within it:
- the LOC142531868 gene encoding protein BOBBER 1-like, encoding MAILSEFEEDIHSKPTTSAVPPEKPFTAALEPSNPLGFLEKVFEFVAKESDLFKSDSLVSDVNAVVRMVRDKVEAEGRKRKEVKSEGNGGKIEKKVKEATSAPPPPAVEKEEEAVESKVEEGKGPRAPNKGNGLDMEKYCWGQSLQEVNITVSVPSGTKSRFIVCEIKKQYIKVGLKGRPPVIEGDLFHPVKVEDCFWSLEDQKSVSILLTKKNQMEWWKYLVKGEPEVDIQKVEPENSKLSDLDPETRSTVEKMMFDQQQKQRGLPTSDEMQKQDILKKFMAEHPEMDFSRAKMN